Proteins from a single region of Salipiger sp. H15:
- the guaB gene encoding IMP dehydrogenase, whose translation MEIREAFTFDDVLLLPAASSVLPSTADTRTRVTKSIALNIPLLSSAMDTVTEARMAITMAQAGGMGVIHKNLDIERQAQEVRRVKRFESGIVYNPVTLTADQTLADAQALTERYGFTGFPVVDDQHRVVGIVTNRDMRFAQKPDTPVRVMMTSENLAILREPADRDEAISLMKARRIEKLLVTDAQGKLTGLLTLKDTEKAVLNPTACKDELGRLRVAAATGVGDAGFARTEALIDAGVDIVVIDTAHGHSAGVIDAVARAKALSNQVQVIAGNVATGDATKALIDAGADAVKVGIGPGSICTTRMVAGVGVPQLTAIMDCVKAAGDVPIIADGGIKFSGDFAKAIAAGASCAMVGSMIAGTDESPGEVILYQGRSFKAYRGMGSLGAMARGSADRYFQKDAASDKLVPEGIEGQVPYKGAAGAVIHQLVGGLRAAMGYTGNATVEEMRRNCQFVRITNAGLSESHVHDVQITRESPNYRVG comes from the coding sequence ATGGAGATTCGCGAGGCCTTCACCTTCGACGATGTCCTGCTGCTGCCCGCAGCGTCCAGCGTTCTGCCGTCCACGGCCGACACGCGCACCCGGGTCACCAAGAGCATCGCGCTCAACATCCCGCTGCTGTCCTCGGCCATGGACACCGTCACCGAGGCGCGCATGGCGATCACCATGGCGCAGGCCGGCGGCATGGGGGTGATCCACAAGAACCTCGACATCGAGAGGCAGGCGCAGGAAGTGCGCCGGGTGAAGCGCTTCGAGAGCGGCATCGTCTACAACCCGGTCACCCTCACCGCCGACCAGACCCTTGCCGATGCGCAGGCGCTGACCGAGCGCTACGGCTTCACCGGCTTCCCGGTGGTCGATGACCAGCACCGCGTCGTCGGCATCGTCACCAACCGCGACATGCGCTTCGCGCAGAAGCCGGACACGCCGGTGCGGGTGATGATGACCTCGGAGAACCTCGCCATCCTGCGCGAGCCCGCCGACCGCGACGAGGCGATCAGCCTGATGAAGGCGCGCCGGATCGAGAAGCTGCTGGTCACCGACGCGCAGGGCAAGCTCACCGGGCTGCTGACGCTGAAGGACACCGAGAAGGCCGTGCTCAACCCCACCGCCTGCAAGGACGAGCTGGGCCGCCTGCGCGTCGCCGCGGCGACCGGGGTCGGTGACGCGGGCTTTGCCCGCACCGAGGCGCTGATCGACGCGGGTGTCGACATCGTGGTGATCGACACCGCCCACGGCCACAGCGCCGGGGTGATCGACGCCGTGGCCCGGGCCAAGGCGCTGTCGAACCAGGTGCAGGTCATCGCCGGCAACGTCGCCACCGGCGACGCCACCAAGGCGCTGATCGACGCGGGTGCCGATGCGGTCAAGGTCGGCATCGGGCCGGGCTCGATCTGCACCACGCGCATGGTGGCCGGCGTCGGCGTGCCGCAGCTGACCGCGATCATGGATTGCGTCAAGGCGGCGGGCGACGTGCCGATCATCGCCGACGGCGGCATCAAGTTCTCGGGCGATTTCGCCAAGGCCATCGCCGCGGGCGCCTCCTGCGCCATGGTGGGCAGCATGATCGCCGGCACCGACGAGAGCCCGGGCGAGGTCATCCTCTACCAGGGCCGCTCGTTCAAGGCCTACCGCGGCATGGGCAGCCTCGGCGCCATGGCGCGCGGCTCGGCCGACCGCTACTTCCAGAAGGACGCGGCGAGCGACAAGCTGGTGCCCGAGGGCATCGAGGGTCAGGTGCCCTACAAGGGCGCCGCGGGCGCGGTGATCCACCAGCTCGTCGGGGGCCTGCGCGCCGCCATGGGCTACACCGGCAACGCCACCGTCGAGGAGATGCGCCGCAACTGCCAGTTCGTGCGCATCACCAACGCCGGCCTGTCGGAGAGCCACGTGCACGACGTGCAGATCACCCGCGAGTCGCCGAACTACCGCGTCGGCTGA
- the pdhA gene encoding pyruvate dehydrogenase (acetyl-transferring) E1 component subunit alpha, giving the protein MAARKPSAKPNVSPEELKQYYHDMLLIRRFEEKAGQLYGMGLIGGFCHLYIGQEAVVVGLEAAASEGDKRITSYRDHGHMLACGMDPNGVMAELTGREGGYSKGKGGSMHMFSREKHFYGGHGIVGAQVPLGAGLAFADAYLGNDRVTFAYFGDGAANQGQVYETFNMASIWKLPVIFVIENNQYAMGTAQKRSTSTEEIYTRGAPYGIPGELVDGMDVLAVKEAGEKAVAHCRAGKGPYILEVKTYRYRGHSMSDPAKYRTREEVQKMRDERDPIQSVRDLLLQGKHATEDDLKAIDKNIKDIVNASAEFSKESPEPALEELWTDIYADVVPQGTAAEA; this is encoded by the coding sequence ATGGCCGCCCGGAAACCATCCGCCAAGCCGAACGTCTCGCCCGAGGAGCTCAAGCAATACTACCATGACATGCTGCTCATCCGCCGCTTCGAAGAGAAGGCGGGTCAGCTCTATGGCATGGGGCTCATCGGCGGGTTCTGCCACCTCTACATCGGCCAGGAAGCCGTCGTCGTCGGCCTCGAGGCCGCGGCGAGCGAGGGTGACAAGCGCATCACGTCCTACCGCGACCACGGCCACATGCTGGCCTGCGGCATGGACCCCAACGGCGTGATGGCCGAGCTCACCGGCCGCGAGGGCGGCTATTCCAAGGGCAAGGGCGGCTCGATGCACATGTTCAGCCGCGAGAAGCATTTCTACGGCGGCCACGGCATCGTCGGCGCGCAGGTGCCGCTCGGCGCCGGTCTCGCCTTCGCCGACGCCTATCTCGGCAACGACCGCGTGACCTTCGCCTACTTCGGCGACGGCGCCGCGAACCAGGGCCAGGTCTACGAGACCTTCAACATGGCCTCGATCTGGAAGCTGCCGGTGATCTTCGTCATCGAGAACAACCAGTACGCCATGGGCACCGCGCAGAAGCGCTCGACCTCAACCGAGGAAATCTACACCCGCGGCGCGCCCTATGGCATCCCGGGCGAGCTGGTCGACGGCATGGACGTGCTGGCGGTCAAGGAAGCGGGCGAGAAGGCCGTGGCGCATTGCCGCGCCGGCAAGGGCCCCTACATCCTCGAGGTGAAGACCTACCGCTACCGCGGCCACTCGATGTCGGACCCGGCCAAGTACCGGACCCGCGAGGAAGTCCAGAAGATGCGCGACGAGCGCGACCCGATCCAGAGCGTGCGCGACCTGCTGCTGCAGGGCAAGCACGCCACCGAGGACGACCTCAAGGCGATCGACAAGAACATCAAGGACATCGTGAACGCCTCGGCGGAGTTCTCGAAGGAGAGCCCGGAGCCGGCGCTCGAGGAGCTCTGGACCGACATCTATGCCGACGTGGTGCCGCAAGGCACGGCGGCAGAGGCCTGA
- a CDS encoding RsmB/NOP family class I SAM-dependent RNA methyltransferase, with the protein MTPGARLQAAAEVLDRIAGGMAAEQALLGWARGARYAGSKDRAAVRDHVFDVLRRWRSTAAEGGGESGRARLIGLLRQQGIAPGDLFTGGHAPAALTPDEAAAGRPPEGAEARDLPDWIDALLAGSLGDGAAAAAEALRERAAVFLRVNTLRGDLAAAQAALAEEGIETRPHPLAAGALEVTSGARRIAQSRAFTEGLVELQDVASQAVVEALPLKSGLRVLDYCAGGGGKALAMAARTKGEVEAHDADPRRMSDLPARANRAGARVRQVAKPQGQYDLVLCDVPCSGSGAWRRSPEGKWRLTAERLAELEAIQAGILDIAARLIRPGGVLAYATCSMLAAENAAQVEAFLARHPGWTLGQMRQFLPGDGGDGFFGAQLHPPV; encoded by the coding sequence ATGACCCCCGGCGCGAGGCTTCAGGCCGCCGCCGAGGTGCTCGACCGCATCGCCGGCGGCATGGCGGCGGAGCAGGCGCTGCTCGGCTGGGCGCGCGGCGCGCGCTACGCCGGCTCGAAGGACCGCGCCGCGGTGCGCGACCATGTCTTCGACGTGCTGCGCCGCTGGCGCTCGACCGCCGCCGAGGGCGGCGGCGAGAGCGGCCGGGCGCGGCTCATCGGCCTTCTGCGCCAGCAGGGCATCGCGCCCGGCGATCTCTTCACCGGCGGCCACGCGCCCGCCGCGCTGACCCCCGACGAAGCGGCCGCGGGACGGCCGCCCGAGGGTGCCGAGGCGCGCGACCTGCCCGACTGGATCGACGCGCTGCTCGCCGGGAGCCTCGGTGACGGGGCTGCCGCCGCCGCCGAGGCGCTGCGAGAGCGGGCCGCGGTCTTCCTGCGGGTGAACACGCTGCGCGGGGATCTGGCCGCGGCGCAAGCCGCGCTGGCGGAGGAGGGCATCGAGACCCGGCCGCACCCGCTTGCCGCCGGGGCGCTCGAGGTGACCTCCGGCGCGCGCCGAATCGCGCAGAGCCGGGCCTTCACCGAGGGGCTTGTCGAGCTGCAGGACGTCGCGAGCCAGGCCGTGGTCGAGGCGCTGCCGCTGAAGTCCGGCCTGCGCGTGCTCGATTACTGCGCCGGCGGCGGCGGCAAGGCGCTGGCCATGGCCGCGCGCACCAAGGGCGAGGTCGAGGCGCATGACGCCGACCCGCGCCGCATGTCCGACCTGCCGGCCCGTGCGAACCGCGCCGGGGCGCGCGTCCGGCAGGTGGCGAAGCCGCAGGGGCAGTACGACCTCGTGCTCTGCGACGTGCCCTGTTCCGGCAGTGGTGCCTGGCGCCGATCGCCCGAGGGCAAGTGGCGGCTGACCGCGGAGCGGCTGGCCGAGCTCGAGGCCATCCAGGCCGGGATCCTCGACATCGCGGCACGGCTGATCCGCCCGGGCGGGGTGCTGGCCTATGCCACCTGCTCGATGCTGGCGGCGGAGAACGCCGCGCAGGTCGAGGCCTTCCTCGCGCGCCATCCCGGCTGGACGCTGGGGCAGATGCGCCAGTTCCTGCCCGGCGACGGCGGCGACGGCTTCTTCGGTGCCCAGCTGCATCCGCCTGTCTGA
- a CDS encoding phosphoglycerate kinase, whose translation MAWKTLDDMELDGKRVLTRVDINVPVDGGVVTDATRIERVAPTVQDILSRGGKPILLAHFGRPKGKVVPEMSLKMLVPALEAAFGTRVHFTTLDEAEVVIDACDPGQVVLVENTRFEPGEEKNDAELARRYAALGDVYCNDAFSAAHRAHASTAALAHLLPSCAGRLMQAELEALESALGAPKRPVLAVVGGAKVSTKLDLLGNLVEKVDMLVIGGGMANTFLAAQGVDVGKSLCEHEMTGTAKAIAEKAASAGCEILLPRDVVVAREFRENAPSEVVPAEACPADAMILDAGPDSVAHIEQAIARAATLIWNGPLGAFEIAPFDAATNAAAKYAAKRTARGELVSVAGGGDTVAALNKAGASEDFTYISTAGGAFLEWMEGKTLPGVAALG comes from the coding sequence ATGGCCTGGAAGACCCTCGACGACATGGAACTTGACGGCAAGCGCGTGCTCACCCGTGTCGACATCAACGTGCCGGTGGACGGCGGCGTGGTCACCGACGCGACCCGGATCGAGCGCGTGGCGCCGACGGTGCAGGACATCCTCTCGCGCGGCGGCAAGCCGATCCTGCTGGCGCATTTCGGCCGACCCAAGGGCAAGGTCGTGCCCGAGATGTCGCTGAAGATGCTGGTCCCCGCGCTCGAGGCGGCCTTCGGCACCAGGGTGCATTTCACCACGCTCGACGAGGCCGAGGTGGTGATCGACGCCTGCGATCCGGGCCAGGTCGTGCTGGTCGAGAACACCCGCTTCGAGCCCGGCGAGGAGAAGAACGACGCCGAGCTCGCCAGGCGCTACGCCGCGCTCGGTGACGTCTACTGCAACGATGCCTTCTCGGCGGCGCACCGCGCCCATGCCTCGACCGCGGCGCTGGCGCACCTGCTGCCCTCCTGCGCCGGCCGGCTGATGCAGGCCGAGCTCGAGGCGCTCGAATCCGCGCTCGGCGCGCCCAAGCGCCCGGTGCTGGCGGTGGTCGGCGGCGCCAAGGTCTCGACCAAGCTCGACCTGCTCGGCAACCTCGTCGAAAAGGTCGACATGCTGGTGATCGGCGGCGGCATGGCCAACACCTTCCTCGCCGCGCAGGGCGTCGACGTGGGCAAGTCGCTCTGCGAGCACGAGATGACAGGCACCGCGAAGGCGATCGCCGAGAAGGCCGCCTCGGCGGGCTGCGAGATCCTGCTGCCGCGCGACGTGGTGGTGGCGCGCGAGTTCCGCGAGAACGCGCCGTCCGAGGTGGTCCCCGCCGAGGCCTGCCCGGCCGACGCGATGATCCTCGACGCCGGCCCCGACAGCGTCGCGCATATCGAGCAGGCCATCGCCCGCGCCGCGACGCTGATCTGGAACGGGCCGCTGGGAGCCTTCGAGATCGCGCCCTTCGACGCCGCGACCAATGCCGCGGCGAAATATGCCGCCAAGCGCACCGCGCGCGGCGAGCTGGTCTCGGTCGCCGGCGGCGGCGACACGGTGGCGGCGCTGAACAAGGCCGGGGCCTCGGAGGATTTCACCTATATCTCCACCGCCGGCGGCGCCTTCCTCGAATGGATGGAAGGCAAGACCCTGCCCGGCGTCGCCGCGCTCGGCTGA
- a CDS encoding peptidylprolyl isomerase, with protein sequence MAEIKDPENTILMELKNGTVTIELLPDVAPKHVERMKELARSGQYDNVCFHRVIEGFMAQTGDVEHGDMEDGFNLRRAGTGGSELPDLPAEFSRLPHDRGTLGAARSMNPNSANSQFFINFKDNHFLNGQYTVYGRVIEGMEHVDAITRGEPPASPDRMISVKVAADE encoded by the coding sequence ATGGCCGAGATCAAGGACCCCGAAAACACCATCCTGATGGAGCTCAAGAACGGCACCGTCACCATCGAGCTGCTGCCGGACGTCGCGCCCAAGCACGTCGAGCGCATGAAGGAACTCGCGCGGTCGGGCCAATATGACAACGTCTGCTTCCACCGCGTGATCGAGGGCTTCATGGCGCAGACCGGCGATGTCGAGCACGGCGACATGGAAGACGGCTTCAACCTGCGCCGCGCCGGCACCGGTGGCTCCGAGCTGCCCGACCTGCCGGCGGAATTCTCGCGCCTGCCGCATGACCGCGGCACGCTCGGCGCCGCGCGCTCGATGAACCCGAACTCGGCCAACTCGCAGTTCTTCATCAACTTCAAGGACAACCATTTCCTCAACGGCCAGTACACCGTCTACGGCCGGGTCATCGAGGGCATGGAGCATGTCGACGCGATCACCCGCGGCGAGCCGCCCGCGAGCCCCGACCGGATGATCTCGGTGAAGGTGGCCGCCGATGAATAA
- a CDS encoding GNAT family N-acetyltransferase, producing MARMTAPALPLPQSPEYARACAALGHPCRAGKGPLPNGNPLHWQVQVRQLPLLGQVSLLSRGPVTERQDDALDWLQSWRPPGPLLLNAEALPPAALRGAGFWPLVTPMTLALLPLGPEAKMRAALAPKWRNHLNRAEGSGLEVRRLPLQGDHWLLAAEAAQARARRYRNLPPRLLAAFAAANPGAAWIWEARRHGAALAAIAVLRHGHMASWTTGVTTPEGRAAQAMTLLLWEAMRWLSTRGHDRLDLGMLNSDDAPGITRFKLGTGAQAHRLGGTWLRARALAPLARRLPEGLAT from the coding sequence ATGGCGCGCATGACAGCGCCCGCCCTACCCCTGCCGCAGTCCCCGGAATACGCCCGCGCCTGCGCCGCGCTGGGGCATCCCTGCCGCGCCGGCAAGGGCCCCCTGCCCAATGGAAACCCGCTGCACTGGCAGGTCCAGGTCCGGCAGCTGCCGCTGCTCGGGCAGGTCTCGCTGCTCTCCCGCGGTCCGGTGACGGAAAGACAGGACGACGCCCTCGACTGGCTGCAAAGCTGGCGCCCGCCCGGCCCGCTGCTGCTCAATGCCGAGGCGCTGCCGCCCGCGGCTCTGCGCGGCGCGGGGTTCTGGCCGCTTGTCACCCCGATGACGCTGGCACTGCTGCCGCTCGGGCCCGAGGCGAAGATGCGCGCCGCGCTGGCGCCGAAATGGCGCAACCACCTCAACCGCGCCGAAGGCTCGGGGCTGGAGGTGAGGCGCCTGCCGCTGCAGGGGGACCACTGGCTGCTCGCCGCCGAGGCCGCGCAGGCCCGCGCCCGGCGCTACCGCAACCTGCCGCCGCGACTGCTCGCGGCGTTCGCGGCCGCCAATCCCGGCGCGGCCTGGATATGGGAGGCGCGGCGGCACGGCGCGGCGCTCGCCGCCATCGCGGTGCTGCGCCACGGGCACATGGCCAGCTGGACCACCGGCGTCACCACCCCCGAGGGGCGCGCCGCCCAGGCGATGACGCTGCTGCTCTGGGAGGCGATGCGCTGGCTGTCCACCCGGGGCCACGACCGGCTCGATCTCGGCATGCTCAACAGCGACGACGCGCCCGGCATCACCCGCTTCAAGCTCGGCACCGGGGCACAGGCGCACCGGCTCGGCGGCACCTGGCTGCGCGCGCGCGCCCTCGCGCCGCTCGCCCGCCGCTTGCCAGAAGGGCTGGCCACCTGA
- a CDS encoding gamma-glutamyl kinase, producing MLVFWKARLVMLAVPKTGTSAYEAALGPHASMSVLDPPELKHAPVYRYNRFFRPMFEKMGVEHMELMAVVREPVSWLGSWYRYRQRDFLDGKPTSTRGISFDEFVAAYAGGARPAYANVGSQAKFVEPRPNGTDVSHLFRYENQAGITAFLEERLGVTLDLPRENVSPRADLDLSPDVEARLRRRCAADFELWERAR from the coding sequence ATGCTGGTATTCTGGAAGGCGCGGCTGGTGATGCTGGCCGTGCCGAAGACGGGAACGTCGGCCTACGAGGCGGCGCTGGGGCCGCATGCCTCGATGAGCGTGCTCGACCCGCCCGAGCTGAAACACGCGCCGGTCTACCGCTACAACCGCTTCTTCCGCCCGATGTTCGAGAAGATGGGGGTCGAGCACATGGAGCTGATGGCGGTGGTGCGCGAGCCCGTGTCCTGGCTCGGCTCCTGGTACCGCTACCGCCAGCGCGATTTCCTCGATGGCAAGCCCACCTCGACCCGCGGGATCAGCTTCGACGAATTCGTCGCGGCCTATGCCGGCGGCGCCCGCCCGGCCTATGCCAATGTCGGCAGCCAGGCCAAGTTCGTCGAGCCGCGGCCGAACGGCACCGACGTGAGCCACCTCTTCCGCTACGAGAACCAGGCCGGGATCACCGCCTTCCTCGAGGAGCGGCTCGGAGTTACGCTCGACCTGCCGCGCGAGAACGTCTCGCCGCGCGCCGATCTCGACCTGTCGCCCGATGTCGAGGCGCGGCTCCGGCGTCGCTGCGCGGCGGATTTCGAGCTTTGGGAGCGGGCGCGCTAG
- a CDS encoding peptidylprolyl isomerase, whose amino-acid sequence MNKLALLLSVLASPALAAGLDVEVAGEGANGTFHIELYDDVAPQHAARLTELAKSGDYDGVYFHRVIEGFMAQTGDVQFGRDGGDMRMAGMGGSDLPDLPAEFSEKSFERGVVGMARSQDPNSANSQFFIMFAPAPHLNGAYTAVGEVTSGMEVIDAIKRGTGPNGAVVGKPDIMVKVTPTE is encoded by the coding sequence ATGAATAAGCTCGCGCTTCTGCTTTCGGTGCTGGCCTCGCCCGCGCTGGCGGCCGGGCTCGACGTCGAGGTCGCCGGCGAGGGGGCCAACGGCACCTTCCACATCGAGCTCTACGACGATGTCGCCCCGCAGCACGCCGCGCGGCTGACCGAGCTGGCCAAGTCCGGCGATTACGACGGGGTGTATTTCCACCGCGTGATCGAGGGCTTCATGGCGCAGACCGGCGATGTGCAGTTCGGCCGTGACGGCGGCGACATGCGCATGGCGGGCATGGGCGGCTCGGACCTGCCGGACCTGCCGGCGGAGTTCTCCGAGAAGTCCTTCGAGCGCGGCGTGGTCGGCATGGCGCGCTCGCAGGATCCGAACTCGGCCAACTCGCAGTTCTTCATCATGTTCGCCCCGGCGCCGCACCTCAACGGTGCCTATACCGCGGTGGGCGAGGTGACCTCGGGCATGGAAGTGATCGACGCGATCAAGCGCGGCACCGGGCCGAACGGCGCCGTGGTCGGCAAGCCCGACATCATGGTCAAGGTCACGCCGACCGAGTGA
- a CDS encoding septum formation initiator family protein: MTGRRKPAFGGLVFAVITLSLSGYFTFAAVQGDFGLFRRAEIEVEADRLTTELAGINAEVAHMENATLRLSDDYLDLDLLDQQARDVLGMIRADEIVVR, translated from the coding sequence ATGACGGGCAGACGCAAACCGGCCTTCGGCGGCCTTGTCTTCGCGGTGATCACGCTGAGCCTCTCGGGCTATTTCACCTTCGCCGCCGTGCAGGGCGATTTCGGCCTCTTCCGCCGCGCCGAGATCGAGGTCGAGGCCGACCGGCTCACGACCGAGCTCGCCGGGATCAACGCCGAGGTCGCGCACATGGAAAACGCCACGCTGCGCCTGTCGGACGATTACCTCGACCTCGACCTGCTCGACCAGCAGGCGCGCGACGTGCTGGGCATGATCCGCGCCGACGAGATCGTCGTCCGGTAA
- a CDS encoding ATP-binding protein translates to MAGWACIALGVLLMGRAAALAFFAAAGAFFALGVLIGLRRHFRGRRGRREDAAVRQLIEADPAPALLADLDGEVIFANRAARAEAGIAPGDGLVAILSGLVPDAGTLVQRLRARASGRGGASEDVVSQAGRLRLAVAETGGALYWRIERLPARGPSEAAQDAAALAGDARDAPVLTIGRSGAVLYMNAAARALFGRRIKRVDEVLEAPVRPGKVQVISTPEGARSVLVRCSDAGVGRQELVLHPVEEPGRAEVRDGVDELPVPLLRLAPDGRILRANAEACRMLEVASADGSSIEEHMAGLGRSITDWLSDAAAGRDLHRSEFLRLVRPEREVFVQVTLNRVVTAGRAELIAVLSDATELKSLEAQFVQSQKMQAIGQLAGGVAHDFNNLLTAISGHCDLLLLRHDQGDADYADLLQINQNANRAASLVGQLLAFSRKQTLSVEKLDLRDTLSDLTHLLNRLVGERVHLTLRHDPVLPPIRGDRRQLEQVMMNLVVNARDAMPEGGEIVIETERRLVREPLIRDRARVEPGAYVCVKVIDQGLGIAQDKLQKVFEPFFTTKRTGEGTGLGLSTVYGIVKQTGGFIFVDSVLGEGSCFTLLFPAYEAPGELEAPAAEPARPAAPRDGSVVLLVEDEAPVRAFAARALRLRGFTVIEAETAEQALTALEEPALKVDVFVTDVVMPGMDGPSWVRRALEDRPGTRVVFVSGYAEEALDKSRVSVPNSVFLPKPFSLSDLTETVQRQLGGAA, encoded by the coding sequence ATGGCGGGCTGGGCCTGCATCGCGCTCGGCGTGCTGCTGATGGGCCGCGCCGCGGCGCTGGCCTTCTTCGCGGCGGCGGGGGCGTTCTTCGCGCTCGGCGTCCTGATCGGGCTGCGGCGGCACTTCCGCGGCCGGCGCGGCCGGCGCGAAGACGCGGCGGTCCGCCAGTTGATCGAGGCCGATCCCGCCCCGGCGCTGCTCGCCGACCTGGACGGAGAGGTGATCTTCGCCAACCGCGCGGCCCGCGCCGAGGCCGGGATCGCGCCCGGCGACGGCCTCGTGGCGATCCTCTCGGGCCTCGTCCCCGATGCCGGGACGCTGGTGCAGCGCCTGCGCGCGCGGGCCAGCGGCAGGGGCGGCGCGAGCGAGGATGTCGTCTCGCAGGCCGGGCGGCTGCGCCTCGCCGTGGCCGAGACCGGCGGCGCCCTCTACTGGCGGATCGAGCGGCTGCCCGCGCGCGGCCCGTCCGAGGCGGCGCAGGACGCCGCCGCCCTTGCCGGCGATGCCCGTGACGCGCCGGTGCTGACCATCGGGCGCAGCGGTGCCGTGCTCTACATGAACGCCGCGGCCCGCGCGCTTTTCGGACGCCGGATCAAGCGCGTGGACGAGGTTCTCGAGGCCCCGGTGCGGCCGGGCAAGGTGCAGGTCATCAGCACGCCCGAGGGCGCGCGCAGCGTGCTGGTGCGCTGCTCGGATGCCGGGGTGGGGCGGCAGGAGCTGGTGCTGCACCCCGTCGAGGAGCCGGGCCGGGCCGAGGTGCGCGACGGGGTGGACGAACTGCCCGTGCCGCTTCTTCGCCTCGCGCCCGACGGGCGCATCCTGCGCGCCAATGCCGAGGCCTGCCGCATGCTCGAGGTGGCCAGCGCCGACGGCAGCTCGATCGAGGAGCACATGGCGGGGCTCGGGCGCTCGATCACCGACTGGCTGTCGGACGCGGCGGCGGGGCGCGACCTGCACCGTTCGGAATTCCTGCGCCTCGTCCGGCCCGAGCGCGAGGTCTTCGTGCAGGTGACGCTGAACCGCGTGGTGACCGCGGGGCGGGCCGAGCTCATCGCCGTGCTGAGCGATGCGACCGAGCTCAAATCGCTCGAGGCACAGTTCGTGCAGAGCCAGAAGATGCAGGCGATCGGCCAGCTTGCCGGCGGGGTCGCGCATGATTTCAACAACCTGCTGACCGCCATCTCGGGCCATTGCGACCTGCTGCTGCTGCGCCACGACCAGGGCGACGCGGATTACGCCGACCTGCTGCAGATCAACCAGAACGCCAACCGCGCCGCCTCGCTGGTCGGGCAGCTGCTGGCCTTCTCGCGCAAGCAGACGCTGAGCGTCGAGAAGCTCGACCTGCGCGACACGCTGTCGGATCTCACGCACCTGCTGAACCGCCTCGTCGGCGAGCGGGTACACCTCACGCTGCGCCACGACCCGGTGCTGCCGCCGATCCGCGGCGACCGCCGCCAGCTCGAGCAGGTGATGATGAACCTCGTGGTGAACGCCCGCGACGCCATGCCCGAGGGCGGCGAGATCGTCATCGAGACCGAGCGCCGCCTCGTGCGCGAGCCGCTGATCCGCGACCGCGCGCGGGTCGAGCCCGGCGCCTATGTCTGCGTCAAGGTGATCGACCAGGGGCTCGGCATCGCGCAGGACAAGCTGCAGAAGGTGTTCGAGCCCTTCTTCACCACCAAGCGCACGGGCGAGGGGACGGGGCTCGGCCTCTCGACCGTCTACGGCATCGTCAAGCAGACCGGCGGCTTCATCTTCGTCGACAGCGTGCTGGGCGAGGGCAGCTGCTTCACCTTGCTCTTCCCGGCCTACGAGGCGCCGGGCGAGCTCGAGGCCCCCGCCGCCGAGCCGGCGCGTCCCGCCGCGCCGCGCGACGGCAGCGTGGTGCTGCTGGTCGAGGACGAGGCGCCGGTGCGCGCCTTCGCCGCCCGCGCGCTGCGCCTGCGCGGCTTCACGGTGATCGAGGCCGAGACCGCCGAGCAGGCGCTCACGGCGCTCGAGGAGCCGGCGCTGAAGGTCGATGTCTTCGTCACCGACGTGGTGATGCCCGGCATGGACGGCCCGAGCTGGGTGCGCCGCGCGCTCGAGGACCGGCCGGGAACCCGCGTCGTCTTCGTGTCGGGCTATGCCGAGGAGGCGCTCGACAAGAGCCGCGTGTCGGTGCCGAACTCGGTCTTCCTGCCCAAGCCCTTCTCGCTCAGCGACCTGACCGAGACGGTGCAGCGGCAGCTTGGCGGCGCCGCCTAG